The Lutra lutra chromosome 1, mLutLut1.2, whole genome shotgun sequence genomic sequence AAATTTGTGAATATAGGTCTGTAATCAAAGCATCATAGTGTTTGTTGCCTCCTCATAGGAATCTTAATTTGAAAACAAGATTGGCCATAGACAACAGTAATTTGCCATCAAATCATTAAAATCTTACTGGCATCTTCTAAAAGAGAATGATCTTAAAAAGTTCACTGgcggggcgcctgtgtggctcagtgggttaaagcctctgccttcggctcaggtcgtgatcccagggtcctgggatcgagccccgcatcgggctctctgctcagtggggagcctgctccttcctctctgcctgcctctctgcctacttgtgatctctgtctgtcaaataagtaaataaaatcgttttaaaaaaaaaaaaagttcactggCATTACTGACTTGTTTAAAAAGCATACATTTATATGTGTTTCTATATATTTCCCTGTGTTTGCAAAATTGTATCAACAATCATTATTATCTAAATAAgacatataaaatactttttcaacTCTGAACCGCCTGAAATTCCCTTGGATTCTGCCACCTGAACCATTTTTACCACTTCATGACAACTTGCAGTTAGGATACCTataatgcctttttctttttatgctattttactacttaatgatatatttttttaaaagcatatttaattccttgatttttttttctccatagctAAAATTTTAGTCTctactcttccccaccccccaggctttttttttattttttcattgatgtGTAGTTGACATAGTAGTTTCAGAGTTACAACACAGTAAttcaattatatacattacagaGTGCTCACTATGGTAagtagttatcatctgtcactgTACCATGTTACTACAATATTAATATGTTCTCTATGctgtagtttttcattttcttcacttattttaataagtttggatatttgtacttcttaatccctttcacctattttgtcTAACCTctcatctccctcccctctggcaaccactagtttgtcatctttgagtctgttttaacattttaacaatattaaatcttctaaTCCTTGAGcacaggatatctttccatttgtgttgtcCTCAGTTTCATTaatcagttgtttgttttttttttttttaattttattaatgtttttaagaaagctctacacccagtgtggtgctcaaactcacaacctcaagatcaagagtcacatgttcttctgagccaaacaggcacctcagtattttactcttttggaTACAGTTATACatagggttgttttcttaatttccctttctgctgtttTGTTATTAGTGCAGGAATGCAACAGATCTCtgtattttgtatcctgcaacttactgaattcatttattctaataatttttttggtggagtctttagagttttctatatatagtctATGTCTCTGCAAACGGTGAcggtttacttcttccttaccaatttgggcgccttttatttttcttgtctgagtGCTATGCCTAGGACCTCTGGTacaatattgaataaaagtagtgaaaGTTTGGACATCCttatttctgaccttagggggagAGCTTTCAGCTTTTTTACCATTGTGAGGTTAGCTTTGGGCTTATATGTCTTTCATTATGTTGAGGGATGTTCCTTTTGTGCCCACTTTGATAGTTTTTATCATCAGTGGATATTcaattttgtcattctttttctgcatctactgcaGTGGTTGTAAGACTTTTACCCATTTTGTAAATGTAGATCACATCAATGATTTGCAGGTATtaaaccatctttgcatccctggaataaatatgacttgattatggtgaatgatccttttaatgtgtttttgaaTTCTGTTCACTAATACTTTGTTGAGTTTTATGCTtttatgttcatcaaggataatTGGCCtatagatttgtttgttttgtagtttgttttggtatcaaggtaatactggccttgtaaaatgaattttgaagaatttctccctcttctgttttttgggatAGCTTgaggataggtattaactcttctttaaatgtttggtagagttcatCTGTGAAGCTATCTGATCCTAGCTTTATTGGGAGCTTTTTATTATTGGTccaattttgttactagtaattggtctgttcagattttctgtttcctcctgacTCAGTTGGAAGattgtttctaggaattaatcTCTTCTAGGTTGTGCATTTTGTTGGCTTTTAGTTTTTTGTAGTAattgttgataattttttatatttttatggtgtCAGTTCTAActcatctttcatttctgattttgagttctTCTTGATTAGTCTGGCTGAAGTTTTaccaattttgtttatcttttcagagaaccagctcttggtCTCATTGatcttctctgttgtttttttagtctctatttcatttatttgggctttgttcttctttttctggttctttaGATATAAGGTTAGATGTTtaaaatgttcttgtttcttgaggtaggcctatatcactataaatttccctcttttttttttttaaagattttatttatttatttgacagagagaaatcacaagtaagcagagaggcaggcagagagagaggaggaagcaggctccctgctgagcagaaagcccgatgtggggctcgaacccaggacctgggatcatgacctgagccgaaggcagtggcttaacccactgagctacccaggcgccccataaatttcCCTCTTGGAAATACTTTTGCTGTGTGCTGAAGATTTTGAACTGTAGTGTTTCCATTTCCGTTTGTCTCTGAGTatgttttgatttcctctttgtttcttttttgatccaTTGGTTTCTTAGTAATCTGTTATTTAGCTTCCAGgtattttttcattcagttttcttataattgatctctttctagtttcatactgttatGGTGgtaaaagatgcttgatatgatttcagtgtTCTTAGACTTGTTTTATGGTCTGCCATGTgatctggagaatattccatgtgcacttgaatagacattctgctgttttggggtggaaaattctgtgtatatctgttaagtctacctggtctagtgtgtcattcaaagccacggTTTGATTTACTGtctgaatgatctatccattgacgTAAGCATGTGTTAAAGCCCCTTACTGTTACTGTGTTACtgtcagtttctctctttatgtctgttaatatttgctttatagatCTATATGGTGCTCCTATGTTGGATGCATAGgtatttgtaattattatatacTCTTAATGAACTGATCCTTTTACCATTATTTAATGACCTTTTTTGTCTccttacagtcttttttttaaagtctattttaccTACTAATTAGTATTGGTATCCCATTTCCCCTGCTGcttcatttgcatggaatatctttttccatctcttcatttttttttttttaagattttattttttcatttgagagagagcatgtacaagcagaggggagggacagtgggagagggagaagcagactccccgctgagcagggagcccaatgtggggctctatcctaggaccctgagatcatgatctgagctaatgGCAGgcatttaatcaactgagtcacccaggcacccctccatcccttcactttcagtctgtatgcaTCTTTAGGTCTGatgtctcttgtaggcagcatatagatgggccttgtttttttatcctttcagtcACCTTAAATCTTTTccttggagcatttagtccatttacatttacattcattcattcattcatttatttaagattttatttatttatttgacagtgagcaGAAgtacagggagcagcaggcagagggagagggagaaagcaggctccccactgagcagggagccctgtgaggggttggatcccaggactctgggatcatgacctgagccaagggcagatgcctaatgactgagccatccaggcaccccagtccatttacatttaaagtaattattgataggtatgtacttactaGCATTTTGTTGTTTACTGGTTGTTTCTGtaattctctcttcccttgtgattgatggttttctttagtgtcctgcttgaattcctttctcttcttgtgtATCTGTTagaggtttttgctttgttgttaCCCTGGGGTTCATATATAACACCCTGTGTAATAGCAGTCTATATTGAGATCATGGTCTCTTAAGTTCTCTAAGAGCACTGAAGTTTTATTCCCCcctccatgttttaggtatatgaggtcatattttacctctttttgtGTATCCCCTGACTagtttttatagataaaattgatcttactacttttattttaacCTCCTTACTAGGTTTCTAAGTGATTGATCTACTACCTTAactatatgtttgcttttactgtgaaattttctcctaattttcttccactatggccttttctttccacttaaagaatctcctttaacatttcttgtaaagcTAGTTTAgaggtgatgaactcctttaacttttgtttgtctgggacaCACTTTCCCCTTCGATTCTGAGTGATAATCTTGCTGGATAAAGGATTCTTGGTTGcagaggttttgttttgcttttttctttcagcGCTTTGATGATGCCATGCCCTTCTGGTCTATAGAGTCCTGCTGAAAAtgagctgatagccttatggggtttcccatGTATATATGTaactgtttgcttttctcttgcttttgggactttctctttaatttttgtcattttaattatgtatcttggtgtggacctccctGGGTTCATCTTAAGACTCTTCTTGCTTCTTGCATCTAGAGATCAGTTTCctcccagattaaggaagttttcagctgttatttcttcaaataagctttctgtcccccttctctcatctctttctGGGATCCCATAATGCAAATGTTCATACACTTGATAAGTCACAGAGATACTTTAACTtactctcattttttatttttactgttcaGCTTGAATGttttccattaccctgtcttccagatcactgatttCTTCTGTATCTTCTAATCCACTGATTTCCTCTAGCCCATTTTTTATGTTAGTTATTACATTCTTCACCTCTGACTAGTTCTGAGTTCAGCCACTCTTCTCTCAAGTCTGGTGAGTATCTTTCTGACCATTACCTTGAactctatcaggcatattgctgATCTCTTTTCCTGTGGTTTTGCCTTCTTTCATTTGGAACGTATTCctgtgtctcctcattttgtgtttctgtgaattATGTAAGTCAGCTGCTTCTCTtggtcttgaaagtagtggccttgtgTGGAACGTGTCCTGTAGTTACCTGCAACATGGCCCTCTCTGGTCACCAGAATTTTTTGAGGTTGAGCTATGACGGATGCTGGCGTGCTGGTGGATGATGTTAGCCCTCTGCCCTACCGCCTAAAGTGATCATCCTGTAGTGTTGAGGGCACACTGGTGGGCAGGGCTTGTCTGCTGCACAGCTGGCTAATAAGCCCTAGTCATCTCTACATCATGCAGACTGGGCCAGCACTCAGCCTGTCTGCGGTGGTCCGCGTTGCCTGCTCTGGGATCACTAGTAGGCAGCGCTTGTTTCCTGTGTGGGTGACTGTGAGACCTGGTTGCAGCCCAGTGCTGTCTGGAATGAGAGTGTGACTGCTGCAGACACACTGAGGAGTAGGGCTTGCTCCCTCTAGAGGCAGCTGAGAAGCACAGCTACGGCATCTGCATGTGCACTGGTATGTGGGGTtagctccccactccccagggcaGGAGATGCTGTGGAGGGGTGCCTACCACAGTGGGCAGGTTGGAAGGGCAGGGCACACAGTTGCTAGCAAGGtagggggagaaggtcagaactAGCTTCTACAAGTGTCTGACTGTCTAGCCTGGGAGAGGACAAGAAAAATGGCACCCACTAGCACTTTCAAGCCCAGGGAAAGCTCCTGTTTATTTCCTATAGATTCCTGCCCCTCCTGTACATATCCTAAAACTAGTTGATAAATCTTTCTCAGATATACCccaggcacttttcaaactgctgcttctatgctctGTCTTGGGCCAAGTTATTTAATGTGTTGGCTTTTAAAGACTTGGTTTCCTGCAGCCCTCCAGCTCTTCTGGAGTTAAGCCacactgattttcaaagccagacattaTGGAGACTGGTCTTCCTAGTGCAAGTCCTCAGGGCCAAGGGTGTCCATTGTGGGGTCACTCCTCCTCGCCTGTAATGTTCCTCACCTTTGTGAGTGGTCACTCTAGGAGTTTCATTACCGATGGCAGATGGCAGCTCTGTACCTCCTACGCTTTTGATGTGACCTTGCTACACCTAGCTGTGGATGATCTACACCTAGCTGTGGGTGATCTGTTCTGCCACCCGTCAGGTAGTTTTCAGAGTGAGTAGCAGTACATGCAGCAGTTGCCACCATGTGTGGCCGGGGTATGGGGAGGCGGTGAATTTAGGattctcctactctgccatcttccctctcctgtaaaatctcttttaaaacaatgataCTGTTTTTCCACAGTGGACAGTTATACAAagtcattttaatataataattttttcaaatgtataaaaGGTAAGATGTTCTATAAGAATTTAAtaggcagggacacctgggtggctcagttggttggacgactgccttcggctcaggtcatgatcctggagtcctgggatcgagtcccgcatcgggctcccaggtccacagggagtctgcttctctctctgaccttctcctcgctcatgctctctctcactctctctcaaataaataaataaaatctttaaaaaaaaaatttaataggcaataaaatattaacataagacaaataatgtgaaaatttCAGAGcttgtttttcatagatgtccaCCTACTGGTACAAGAGTAAAACCTGCATTAGGTGAGTTTGTGCAAGCTTCTCCGTAAGTTGGTCTCCAGTAGTAATGCTTTTTAAGGCCATTGGAGACTTCTGCAAGATACACATGTCCATCGACCACAAATGGCTCCACATCTGTATTGTCTGGTTTTAGACGGCCCATTTGAATTAAGTCTGAATAAGCctatgatttttaagaaaagagaaacctGTCATTAAGgaaattgtttaatttccataaaatGAATAAGCTAATTGCAATTTTCAGATTAGCTGTGctgattttcagtttaaaatattctgagtaaatgctaaattttagtatttttacatgtaatttttattcacttaattTCACATAATTATAATCTTGAAAAAGTTACTTCTAAGTTttgaagtattttgttttatggctCCCAGAATTAACAGTTCTCTGTATTACAGATTTTGTGGGCCAAAGGTCTCATTGTCAAAATTTTCAAGTCCTTCAGGGGTTTGgaaatgagggaggaaggaattgtGTATGCCTTGAAAATCTGATGATAGCCAGGGacccatttcacagaaaaataagCAACCAGATTTTGGCATACAGCTGTATGGAGTTCATGAACTCCCTGAAGCTAATTTATAGATTGAGGCTAAGACAATTTCTGTAGTATCAGATGCTGACCTGGCTATAGCCTAATTCTATCTTCATTGtagaattttctttgtatatCACTTAAGGATCATTGGTATCTTTGTTAAGGGTGTCATACAAACATGTTAAAATGGTTGGTTAATAAGATTGTGAGTATAGAGAAAGATATATAgatagtaaaaaatttaaaattttagctgtTTTCTGCTTAGGCTTATTATTCCAAACTCATTCTAGTGTGTAGAATATGATCTTTTTCTGAAATCAAGGGtttaaatagtatattttattactctttttggAGGTGGAATTTTGGATAGTCTTTTTGCAAATTGAGAATTTTAGCATCTTCATTCTTTCCAAATAAAAACTATTTGttaaaatgctttttgttttgcAAGTGGTATCAAGGGCTGTGTTTACATAAGCAACCTAAAAGCAACATAAAAGACTAGGTCTCCAAATTCCATGTCTTGGTTTAATTATTGGGCAGCAGACTAGAGATTGTGCTAATCAAATTTAGAATAAATCAATagttctggtttttaaaatatttttttagaggaATTGGGATTGTATAATTCAGTGATCTCTATATTAATATGTGGTATTCGTTGCCTTCTATTTAAACCACAAAACTTTCCAGTGCTTAGTTTTTAGGACTTatgttaaaatttatcaaaactgaAGTGTCTTACTACATTTTGGAATCATTTCCAAGGCCACCTGTAAATGCCTGACACTATAGAGAAGACCCCAGGAAAAGCCTttagtgaaggaagaaaaaaaaaaaaacttaccacaCATGTAGCCTCATCAAATTGGTTTCCCCAAATGTAAACATTCGAGAGTGTGGGATTTGTTTTCATTGACTGTGAAAGTGCAACCAGTCCTTCTCCCTGTATGTTGTTGCTGACTACTGACAACCTATCAGAAACAAGAAGTAATAACCCTGGAAACCAATACATACTTCCACAAAGAAGATGCTTAAGTTAgccaacatttattttattttgtaaatattttattgtgtaaaaTCTTGGGAAGTAAAGATACTTAAGAATAATgctaactggggcgcctgggtggctcagtgggttcaagcctctgccttcagctcgggtcatgatcccagggtcttgggatcgagccccgcagcgggctctctgctcagcagggagcctgcttcccccccccccccccccgcctctgcctgtctctctgcctacttgtgatctctgtcaaataaataaataaaaatcttaaaaaaaaaaataatgctaactAAAACCCAAGAAACGTCATTTTTTAAGTGGATGCTTCATGTACCTAGTAGAGTTACCTACATTTTAGAAACCAAGTCTGTtattattcagtaaatgtttgtggtGGGTTACAATTACACCCTTCAGGATAGAGTCCTCCagtaatattttgattatttttttgtcttgatCATATTAATGATTTTTCTATAGAATTCAAGATAAATACAGTAGGCAGTAAGAATTTTCTCCATCTTAAGCAATCATAACTAGAatcaatctaattttttttttaaagattttatttatttgacagacagagattacaagtaggcagagaagcagtcagaaggaggaggaagcaggctccctgctgagcagagcgcccgatgggctcaatcccaggaccctgggatcatgacctgagctgaaggcagaggctttaacccactgagccacccaggcgcccctagaatcaatctaatttttaatagacattacttttgaaaaaaattgaaatgtttaaTATGTCAGcttagaaatttttcatctttcatcatGAATCTTGGGTTTTAAGGGGATTaatgttagggtttttttttttttttttttaagattgatttatttgacagagatcacaagtaggcagagaggcaggcagagagagaggaagcaggctccctactgagcagagagccggatgcagggctccatcccaggaccctgggatcacgacctgagccgaaggcagaggctttaacccactgagccacccaagtaccccttgatattagtattttaaaagtttaagtttttctcttaattaaaTACAAAACCATACTAACGCTCTAAGACTCCTGTTGTGTGAAGCAAGAGTTTCACTGAGATGCTTTGCTCCtgcattttctattctgttaAAAGAAAGATCTAGTACTTCCAGGGTAGTATTGCTTTTCAGTACATCAGCCAAACACACCATTCCGTCACAAGTTATTTTATTGCTGGGAAGGGAAGAATACATGGTTACATTTGAAAATAGGAAGTATTCTTTTATTCACAGAGATTAACATGCCTCAGAATTGTTGTATAGaacattatttttctagtttagtAAAAGATTTTAATCACTCAGTTTccaaaaaagttaatgaaaatttGCTATAAAATGTTGCTCCATTCTGGTTTACTCATGATTAAATGCTCCATTCACATTGTtgagataaaataatataaactaaaTACTAAAGCTTAGTACAAAAAGTTGACAACAATGGTTGTATCTTCTGATCTTTGGAATTACTGTCTTAACAGTGTAGCCTCGGTATCATGAATATTTACATAGATTATTCCCAGgacttataatgtattatcacTTACCAGCTGACATCAAGGTAGCGTAGGCTTCTGTTCAGATACAGTGCGTCACATAACTGTTTCATACCACAGTTTTTTATATTATGCTTACACACCTGTAGTTCAACAACGCAGTGATTTTCTTTCAACATGTGGCCTAGATGAACTGTGGATTCTTCctaaaaataggtaaaatcttattCTAAAATACAGTTTTGAAGCTGTACATTTGAAGCTGTACCAAATATATGCTAAGTTACTTaagttagctttttaaaaagataccagtTGAGACTATTAGCCTATAATTTGTATTTGCTTTGGCttggtttttaagaaaaatcacttttgCCACAAGTGatactttatcattttaaaaaccagCAGCAGGCATTTGGAAAGTACAGTGACTAAGTGATGTAAATACGCTGGTTTTAAAAAGTCCGTTCTAAACAATCACTCCAGAAGGCGGGTTGGGCGGGGGTGATTGGCCCCATGATATATTGCACATATTAAGCTCCCTTACTGTTGTCCTTTCAAGAATCT encodes the following:
- the LRRC34 gene encoding leucine-rich repeat-containing protein 34 isoform X2, with product MWGPGKEAAGAGPGSPTPVPTTTPNPSSAPEDGSAPEVTGHLQEIYYNLCMEKSQKINSFILHILQEVDEELAKGSEGITLNIAGNSRLMPEERVTGKDFWILFRILKKNPYISGLDIRYNLISDVGAYYAARLLQKNTTLKYLRMTGNKIENKGGMFFAAMLQINSSLEKLDLGDCDLGMQSVIAFATVLTQNQTIKGINLNRPILYGEQEESTVHLGHMLKENHCVVELQVCKHNIKNCGMKQLCDALYLNRSLRYLDVSCNKITCDGMVCLADVLKSNTTLEVLDLSFNRIENAGAKHLSETLASHNRSLRALSVVSNNIQGEGLVALSQSMKTNPTLSNVYIWGNQFDEATCVAYSDLIQMGRLKPDNTDVEPFVVDGHVYLAEVSNGLKKHYYWRPTYGEACTNSPNAGFTLVPVGGHL
- the LRRC34 gene encoding leucine-rich repeat-containing protein 34 isoform X4, translating into MWGPGKEAAGAGPGSPTPVPTTTPNPSSAPEDGSGLDIRYNLISDVGAYYAARLLQKQHKLVYLNLMFNDIGPEGGELIAKALHKNTTLKYLRMTGNKIENKGGMFFAAMLQINSSLEKLDLGDCDLGMQSVIAFATVLTQNQTIKGINLNRPILYGEQEESTVHLGHMLKENHCVVELQVCKHNIKNCGMKQLCDALYLNRSLRYLDVSCNKITCDGMVCLADVLKSNTTLEVLDLSFNRIENAGAKHLSETLASHNRSLRALSVVSNNIQGEGLVALSQSMKTNPTLSNVYIWGNQFDEATCVAYSDLIQMGRLKPDNTDVEPFVVDGHVYLAEVSNGLKKHYYWRPTYGEACTNSPNAGFTLVPVGGHL